A window from Cydia pomonella isolate Wapato2018A chromosome 8, ilCydPomo1, whole genome shotgun sequence encodes these proteins:
- the LOC133520433 gene encoding uncharacterized protein LOC133520433, with product MLRSRILGLQRVVTAVPQVAIPRLTPVRSYKVHQVCDAHMNELPIPCGPWKPWYDAKQSFYNKIFVGGVLWFLFSFAMMIATDSITLNFSPPAYPGPPSDMVQDCEDE from the exons ATGCTGAGATCGAGGATCTTGGGCCTTCAAAGGGTCGTAACTGCGGTTCCACAAGTCGCTATACCACGTTTGACTCCCGTCAGGTCGTACAAAGTGCACC AGGTATGCGACGCGCACATGAACGAGCTGCCGATCCCGTGCGGGCCGTGGAAGCCCTGGTATGACGCCAAGCAAAGCTTCTACAACAAAATCTTCGTAGGCGGAGTCTTATG GTTTTTGTTCTCGTTCGCCATGATGATAGCGACTGACAGCATCACACTGAACTTTTCCCCGCCCGCGTACCCCGGCCCGCCCAGCGACATGGTCCAGGACTGCGAGGATGAATAA
- the LOC133520432 gene encoding dnaJ homolog subfamily C member 8, with amino-acid sequence MSAHTVPVESFDEFYTEVKEIEKRDSVLTPKQQIDRLLRPGSTYFNLNPFEVLQLEPDTSLDEIKKKYRRLSILVHPDKNMDDSERAQQAFEIVNRAWKTLENDDTRKKCLDIYQEAKERTEHMIEQKRKKQRKESRQAEGIPEDDPVKFKHAVYVMTMKLFADMERKRQHLETRDQEERKRKREAEIEQEEQLSMEKEWAKNFEESRQNRVDSWKTFQSGSGGEKKKKKKNMMNFKPPKPKPESR; translated from the exons ATGTCAGCTCACACGGTCCCTGTGGAGTCGTTTGATGAATTTTATACCGAG GTGAAGGAGATAGAGAAGAGAGACTCGGTGTTGACACCAAAACAACAGATCGACAGGCTACTCCGCCCTGGCTCCACATATTTCAATCTGAACCCTTTTGAAGTGTTGCAGCTTGAACCTGACACATCACTTGATGAGATCAAGAAGAAGTACCGTAGGCTGTCCATCCTGGTCCATCCAGACAAAAACATG GATGATTCGGAACGGGCGCAACAGGCATTTGAGATAGTAAACAGAGCGTGGAAAACCCTGGAAAATGATGACACCAGGAAGAAGTGTTTGGATATCTATCAGGAGGCTAAGGAACGCACTGAACATATG ATAGAACAGAAGAGGAAAAAACAGAGAAAGGAGTCTCGGCAAGCTGAGGGCATACCCGAAGATGATCCTGTCAAGTTCAAACATGCGGTTTATGTCATGACTATGAAG TTGTTCGCGGACATGGAGCGCAAGCGGCAGCATCTGGAAACGCGCGACCAGGAGGAGCGGAAGCGGAAGCGGGAAGCGGAAATCGAACAGGAGGAACAACTTTCCATGGAGAAGGAGTGGGCTAAGAACTTTGAG GAATCTCGACAAAACCGCGTGGACAGCTGGAAGACCTTCCAGTCCGGCAGCGGTGgggaaaagaagaagaagaagaaaaacatgATGAACTTCAAGCCGCCCAAGCCTAAGCCAGAGAGCAGATAA